TCAGGCCTAATACATTGAGTGTGCAGAGCTGTGAGATAATTAGATGGGAGCTTAATTTTTTTCAGGGACTAAGGAATTTGAggataagctgtttgctgaaaTAAGAGGGAGGATCAAGGAAGATGATATATCTGCACCTCTACGCAAGGGTCCTTACTACTATTACAAGAAGAATCTTCAAGGAAAGGAATATGTTCAGCACTGTAGGCGTTTTATCGCTGACAACAAAGCTGAGCCTTCTGTGTATGATACTATGCCAACTGGTCCAGATGCTCCTCCCGAGCATATCATTTTGGATGAGAATATCAAGGCTCAAGAGTATGACTACTACAGTATTGGTGCCTTCAAGGTTAGACGACTATGGGAAACTTTGCTGGaaatagattttgatttcaaaaactGTGTATTTTTGTTAACAATGGTGTTTCGTTCTTTTAATGCTGTCTTCAGGCTAGTCCAGATCATAAATTGGTGGCCTATGCAGAGGACACAAAAGGCGATGAGATATATACAGTGAACGTTATCGATTCTGAGGACCTGAAACCATTAGGACAACCACTTAAAGGACTGACTTGCTATCTTGAATGGGCTGGTAATGATGCTTTGGTCTACATTACTATGGACGAAATCCTGCGACCTGATAAGGTTTATTTCTTAAcgttttttatttagatttgcTATATTAAGTATTGTTATTACATTAAACACTGTTTCTTTGAAATTTCTGACATTATTTCACTTCAGAGATGCaatgttttttagtttttttactgAGTTCGGCAGTCACTCTTTGTGGCTTTCATgttagtcattttttttttacattctttATGACAGGTTTGGTTACATAAGTTGGGGACAGAGCAATCCAGTGATGTATGCCTCTACCACGAGAAAGATGATATGTTTTCTCTTGATCTCCACGCCTCTGAGAGCCATAAGTATATATTTGTTGCATCCGAAAGCAAAACTACAAGATTTGTCTTCTCGCTTGATGTGTCCAAGCCCCAGGAAGGACTCCAGGTGCTGACACCTCGTGTAGATGGCATTGATTCATCTGCCAGTCATCGAGGGAACCACTTTTTCATCCAGAGAAGGAGCACTGAGTTTTACAACTCAGAACTGGTGGCCTGTTCAGTTGATGACACATCTAAGACAACAGTTCTGATTCCACATAGAGAAAGGTAAAACACTTTGTTATAATCTGTTTGCCATTGTCAGTGTCCCTATCCATATTCAAGAAGAAGTCCAACTAGTTTTTAGTGTCATTTATGTTCTTTGGCTTAGACCGtgcatggttttttttttcaattgctgCTTGCAATTATGATGCATTATTCACTTAAAATTAAAGATCACCTTTTATCATATAGCTAATAATTATTCTGTAATTTTTTATATGGACAGTGTAAAGATTCAGGAAATTCAGCTCTTTCGAGATCATCTTGCAGTATTCGAGCGTGAACAGGGACTGCAGAAGATAACAGTTCATAGGCTTCCCGCTGAGGGAGAGCCTCTGAACAAACTCCAAGCTGGTCGTAGTGTTAGCTTTGTTGATCCGGTCTATTCAATTGACTCGACAGAATCTGAATTTGCGTCCAGTGTTTTAAGGTTCCGCTACAGCTCGATGAAGACACCTCCTTCTGTGTATGACTATGACATGGATAGTGGCACTTCTGTTATCAAGAAGATTGACACAGTAAGTAAACATCTTACTTAGTCTTTCCGACTCCTGTATGTGGATCAGTTTCGTATGCTCTCTGCTCATATGGTTGTGGATATTGATTTGATTAATAGTGGAGTCATGTTTACATGACAATTAATAACTGTATTTTTACAGGTATTGGGAGGTTTTGATGCGTCGAATTATGTTACAGAAAGGAAATGGGTCACTGCAGCTGACGGAACTCAAATTCCAATGTCTATTGTTTATAACAAAAACCTTGCAAAGCTCGATGGGTCTGATCCGTGTCTGCTGTATGGATATGGTTCATATGAGGTACTTTTACCTGGAGCTTTTATGGTCCTCTTACTTTTGTGTTCTAAGCTATAAATTACTCTCTATCGTTACAGATCTCTGTAGATCCATATTTCAAGGCATCAAGGTTATCCTTGTTAGATCGTGGTTTTATCTACGTAATTGCCCATGTTCGTGGGGGCGGTGAAATGGGGAGGCAGTGGTACGAGAACGGGAAGCTGTTGAAAAAGAAGAACACATTCACTGATTTTATAGCTTGTGCTGAGTCTTTAATAGAACTTAAGTATTGCTCAAAGGAAAAACTGTGTGTCGAAGGAAGGAGTGCTGGTGGCTTGCTGATGGGTGCTGTTCTGAACATGAGGCCTGACTTGTTCAAAGTGGTTATCGCTGGAGTTCCTTTTGTAGACGTTTTGACAACAATGCTGGACCCAACTATTCCGCTTACTACATCAGAATGGGAGGTTCGTCTGATACTTGTTCAGCGCCTTGAAACATTGAATGACATACTTTCTTACTTGCATGTGTTATTTGTTGTTTTCTATCATTTGAAGGAGTGGGGTGACCCCAGAAAGGAAGAGTTCTACTTCTACATGAAGTCATATTCCCCTGTTGACAATGTGAGTATATCGCCTCTTTTTCGTATTAATGTGCAATAACATGACATGGAAGGTCTCTGCGATGATGCATCTATTCCAATATAACAACAGGTCACGGCGCAGAATTATCCAAATGTTCTTGTTACTGCTGGGTTAAATGGTAAGCATTCATTTGTCTAGATACAATATGGAATCAAAATTGCTTCTGATTTCGCAAAGTACGTTTTCCCTGATCGATGTTGCCCTGATTCTCTTATTGGAAAACTTGGCAAATGCCTTTTTACTTATCTATGTTTGTAACTGTGTCTGTCCAACAGATCCAAGGGTCATGTACTCTGAACCTGCCAAGTTTGTGGCGAAACTGAGAGAAATGAAGACTGACAACAACTTGCTTTTGTTCAAATGTGAGCTTGGCGCTGGACATTTCTCCAAATCTGGGAGGTATGAACGTAGTCTCAACATTACAAACACATCCGTTTGTACTGGACTCGAGTTGTGTTCAAACTAAGGTTGGTTGGTTGGTTTTTGCTATGTGATTGACCCATTCTTGATGCTATAATGCAGATTCGAGAAGCTTCAGGAAGATGCGTTTACGTTTGCGTTCATGATGAATGTTCTGGACATGATTCCAGCTTGTGTGAgtgatcagaaaaaaaaaaacctctaagagagtttagatttattttatgcGCTATTTTCTTTAAGCTCAGATTCTTGTACCCATTTTTATGCGTTCGCTAATAAAAGAGCTAAAGACTTAACAAGGCAGTATAAAAAAAGGCTTAACAATGGTCTGAAAATGCTTCTTAACGATGGTCGTGAGCGAGATCATAGAGATCTAAAAACTAAACACTAATCTCTGTGGCGAGCTATTGCGAGccgacaaaacaaaaaaaaaaatctctggcGAGCTATTGCATGTATATGAAGTTTTCATGACAATttctacaactttttttttgtatcagaATATACGATGCTTACGAAATTCTATACATAAATTGACAACAAAAGACTATTTCTATCCTAACAATTATTAACATCAAATTCTAGTCAAAAGTTCAAACTGCtaactttttttgtagtgtattatgaaaaatatatttatatttccaAGTAATGAAAAAGTAATAGTGATAGACTAAAATTAACTATACCACCCACTATATATTacaacatcttcttctttgtctctTTCAATCTGTataacttatcaatttaaaatggaGAACGAGGAgagcaaagaaaaaaatgatttaccAGTTGACAGAGTTTGTTTTCGTGTCAATCgtgattttgatttgaataaattGTTCTTTTACGATGGAGAGCTTCACCCTGACAAAGCAATTGAAGAAACCTTACTTGAAATGTTGAAGATTTATCTTCTGCATTCTTTTTAAGATCAAATAATGTCTTTTTGTATTGCAAgttattttatcataataaaGATGTGAAATATAGTTTCAcgtttctatttttcttattttctttgttccattcaatttttttaaaattgtttagatCACATGACCTTAAGATCTATTTGATCATATAGACACAATATAATActcaataatattaaaataaaaattacttcaAGATAGTAAActcataaaaacaaaacaaaatgagaaataagaaatctgaaaaataaataagttctAACGATGAGTTCAACAatcttaaaactaaaattatgaaGATGCTAATGTAGCCATTACGCTTTGAACCAAGGAGACATCACAACTTATTTGAAGAGGAAGACGATTCTCTCTATCAAGTGTAGCTTTCTTCATGTGcggaattttatatttgttgtcTCCTCCAGTTTTCATGATCTCTTTCATGCACGATTGAAgggtcaaaaaaatataattaacctTTTCAGCAGCGTATTCTTCGAATGATTCTTCCACGACCTGAACAAGATCTGCTACGGTTCTGGGACATGTCTCGTGCTGTAATGACTGGATTGCACTGAAATATCTGAGATCTAAAATGTTTAGATCCGGTGAATTTGCTGGTTGACACATCAAACGTATATCAAACCCATTTTTGCAGGCAGCATCTTTAAACTCTTTATCACCACACTGGACATGTGTCCTTGCGTTGTCTTGTTGGATGAAAATAGTCTTCCCCCGATCTTCAACTGGCCATCTTTCATGAATTACTGGAATGACCTTTTCAATCAAACATGCTCTTATGTCTTCTCGTTTCACAGAAGTTGATGCTTTTAGCTCTAGGGTTCCAGGGTCTCGGTTTTTGCTTCGCCTCTTAGCTGGTTGCATGGTAACAAAAGGAAACACTCCTATTTTGCCAGAAAATGTCTCATTTCCTTACTCGTCAAATCTCGGTCGAGCCATCGCCGCCAAGAACATCACCTTCTCAATGTAGTTCTTACTTTGACATGTACGATGCGGTACCTCTTCATCAGGAACTAAATAATACTTCTCCATTTTTCGTCAATATGTACAATGTTGTACATATTGACGAATTTTGGTTCATGAATCAAAGAGTCTTTTTCTAGCATGGAGAAACAAAACTTCAACCTATCTCTTATATTCCCATCCTTTAAACTTGGTTTGATAGCATTAGTGTGACGACGAAGCGTACCTTCCTTGATGCAACGTTGAAGTAGCAATACCCAAACTCTTTGAGAGCGATCGAAGTGATGTTCTCTTGTGAAATGGAACACTCTTAACTTGATTCAAGTTGAGAGGAATTTTCTTGCGACCACAATTTCCTGATTTTTTGTGGCAAACGTTAACTACTTCACCATTTGAAGTTTCTTTTGCTTGTTGCCAAATCCGTTGCACGGTTCAGATAGATACCA
This Brassica napus cultivar Da-Ae chromosome C6, Da-Ae, whole genome shotgun sequence DNA region includes the following protein-coding sequences:
- the LOC106405980 gene encoding protease 2-like: MMIVRRGLVAAHFLAPRLRPLTPLRPRRRSNPRLCSSYSSPSLRITASGDMAETRSPPAAKKVEHVMRMFGDVRVDNYYWLRDDSRCNPDMLSYLREENDYTGSVMSGTKEFEDKLFAEIRGRIKEDDISAPLRKGPYYYYKKNLQGKEYVQHCRRFIADNKAEPSVYDTMPTGPDAPPEHIILDENIKAQEYDYYSIGAFKASPDHKLVAYAEDTKGDEIYTVNVIDSEDLKPLGQPLKGLTCYLEWAGNDALVYITMDEILRPDKVWLHKLGTEQSSDVCLYHEKDDMFSLDLHASESHKYIFVASESKTTRFVFSLDVSKPQEGLQVLTPRVDGIDSSASHRGNHFFIQRRSTEFYNSELVACSVDDTSKTTVLIPHRESVKIQEIQLFRDHLAVFEREQGLQKITVHRLPAEGEPLNKLQAGRSVSFVDPVYSIDSTESEFASSVLRFRYSSMKTPPSVYDYDMDSGTSVIKKIDTVLGGFDASNYVTERKWVTAADGTQIPMSIVYNKNLAKLDGSDPCLLYGYGSYEISVDPYFKASRLSLLDRGFIYVIAHVRGGGEMGRQWYENGKLLKKKNTFTDFIACAESLIELKYCSKEKLCVEGRSAGGLLMGAVLNMRPDLFKVVIAGVPFVDVLTTMLDPTIPLTTSEWEEWGDPRKEEFYFYMKSYSPVDNVTAQNYPNVLVTAGLNDPRVMYSEPAKFVAKLREMKTDNNLLLFKCELGAGHFSKSGRFEKLQEDAFTFAFMMNVLDMIPACVSDQKKKNL